In Tachyglossus aculeatus isolate mTacAcu1 chromosome 10, mTacAcu1.pri, whole genome shotgun sequence, the following proteins share a genomic window:
- the ING3 gene encoding inhibitor of growth protein 3 isoform X3 — translation MLYLEDYLEMIEQLPMDLRDRFTEMREMDLQVQNAMDQLEQRVSEFFMNAKKNKPEWREEQMTSIKKDYYKALEDADEKVQLANQIYDLIDI, via the exons ATGTTGTACCTAGAGGACTATCTGGAGA TGATCGAGCAGCTGCCCATGGACCTGCGCGACCGCTTCACCGAGATGCGCGAGATGGACCTGCAGGTGCAGA ATGCAATGGATCAACTAGAGCAGAGAGTCAGTGAATTCTTCATGAATGCAAAGAAAAATAAGCCGGAATGGAGGGAAGAACAAATGACATCCATCAAAAAA GATTACTATAAAGCTTTGGAGGATGCAGACGAGAAGGTGCAGTTGGCCAATCAGATCTATGACTTG ATCGACATTTGA